The following proteins come from a genomic window of Citrobacter europaeus:
- the pilO2 gene encoding type 4b pilus protein PilO2 — translation MADIPLSGKPRTQVLRWQRQNWVVGLRWEEKQKSVRRAPVQRRGVLNVVLTVKQGKSRLTALGQIEAGWRHQKLYSLAALFSQQCTPNGYGVYQLDDGRQVFLATVKGMPSPMADVIGTPDQIIRARELFLSFNPAPEDGWTIPSSPEFLQSWDTLVGQVSSAQLRFARVAGVSNPLRAYGAGVLSVTALLGGAVWWSRLPEPPVVPVVQELPPPVQDVFKKAPEPVYLPHPWADMPVARHFLNRCQRWRAAVPVSLDRWRLERIRCSAEGLETVYQRQPGGTAAGFAERVKQVFKRTPVFNLVSGGNEGVVFIPWAKFTLQDETAPDVGTQLMQAVSWFQSRQVSFSLSEVKTPPAMPGDGAGNDAPQPIQDWHEYTFSITDKHMPEWILQGLDMQGVRLSSVGYTLSPQGQFTYQIEGHLYAYAKK, via the coding sequence CCCCTGTACAACGTCGGGGTGTTCTGAACGTTGTGTTGACGGTGAAGCAGGGCAAGAGCCGGTTGACCGCGTTGGGGCAAATTGAGGCCGGCTGGCGTCACCAGAAGCTGTATTCCCTGGCGGCGCTGTTCAGCCAGCAGTGTACGCCCAATGGCTATGGTGTGTACCAGCTTGATGATGGCAGGCAGGTCTTTCTGGCCACGGTGAAGGGGATGCCATCTCCGATGGCAGATGTGATCGGAACGCCAGATCAAATTATCCGGGCGAGAGAGCTCTTTCTGTCCTTCAACCCTGCTCCTGAGGACGGATGGACGATACCTTCATCACCGGAATTCCTCCAGTCCTGGGACACTCTGGTCGGTCAGGTATCTTCGGCACAGCTCCGGTTTGCCAGAGTGGCGGGCGTGTCTAATCCTTTGCGGGCATACGGTGCGGGAGTGCTGTCAGTGACTGCCCTGCTTGGTGGTGCAGTCTGGTGGAGCAGGTTACCCGAACCTCCGGTCGTGCCTGTCGTGCAGGAGTTACCGCCACCGGTGCAGGATGTGTTTAAAAAAGCACCTGAACCTGTTTACCTTCCACATCCCTGGGCAGATATGCCTGTGGCCAGACACTTTCTGAACCGCTGTCAGCGCTGGCGCGCAGCAGTTCCTGTAAGTCTTGACCGTTGGCGTCTCGAACGAATTCGTTGCAGTGCTGAGGGGCTGGAGACGGTGTACCAGCGGCAGCCCGGTGGGACGGCGGCAGGCTTTGCGGAGCGGGTGAAGCAGGTATTTAAGCGTACACCAGTATTCAACCTTGTTTCAGGTGGCAACGAAGGTGTGGTGTTTATTCCATGGGCGAAATTCACATTACAGGATGAGACTGCGCCGGATGTGGGGACCCAGTTGATGCAGGCGGTGTCGTGGTTTCAGTCACGCCAGGTCAGTTTTTCTCTGTCCGAAGTGAAAACTCCTCCCGCGATGCCCGGTGATGGTGCCGGCAACGATGCGCCCCAGCCGATACAGGACTGGCATGAATACACGTTCAGTATCACTGATAAACACATGCCTGAGTGGATTTTACAGGGACTCGATATGCAGGGGGTACGGCTGAGTTCTGTGGGCTACACCCTGAGTCCTCAGGGACAGTTTACTTATCAGATTGAGGGGCATCTTTATGCTTATGCCAAAAAATAG